The region CACCGAGGCGGCGGCCAGGCCGCTGGCCGCCGCGCTCGCCTCGTCGCCCTTCGCCGCCGACGAGGCCGTCGTCGCCCTGCTGCGGCGGATACGCGACGAGGCCCGGCTGCCGCTGGTGCTGGTCAGCAACGCCTCGGTCGACCTGGAGGACGACCTCGCCGCGCTCGGGCTCACCGCGCTGGCCGACCACGTGGTCAGCAGCGCCCGGGTCGGGGTGGCCAAGCCCGACCCGCGGATCTACGCGATAGCCGTCGAGCACGCCGGGGTCGCCGCCGAGCGCTGCCTGTTCGTGGACGACTCGCGCGAGAACATCGACGCGGCACTCGCCCTGGGCATGAGCGTGCTGCACTACCGCGAGCCGGGCGGCCTGCGCGCGGCGCTGGAACCGGCCTTCGCGGCGATCCGGCCGCCTGCCGTACCGTAGCGGCACCCCGCGAAAGCCCCGCGAACCCCGCGACGGGCCGGGAAAGGCCCCGCGAGACGGAGCGAGCCACTCCGCACACCACCCGCCCCGCTTTCTCAGACGATTCACAGAATCGGCCAAGACTGCTCTCATAGCGCCCGCACAGGCTGATGTGCATGACGACGACACCCACCGTTCCCGCCGCCGCGAACCGCGCCGCGAGGCCCGCCCCGGCCGCCGCTCCCGCCACCGACCTGGCCCGTCCCGACGGCTCGCCGGTGCGCGTCCTCGTCGTGGACGACGAGACCCCGCTCGCCGACCTGCTCTCGATGGCCCTGCGCTACGAGGGCTGGCAGGTGCGCACCGAGGGCGACGGCGCGAGCGCGCTGCGCGCCGCCCGCGAGTCGCGGCCCGACGCGGTCGTGCTCGACGTGATGCTGCCCGACATGGACGGCCTCGAAGTGCTGGCCAGGCTCCGCCGCGAGACCCCGGACGTGCCCGTGCTCTTCCTGACCGCCAAGGACGCGGTCGAGGACCGTATCGCCGGGCTGACGGCGGGCGGCGACGACTACGTGACCAAGCCGTTCAGCCTGGAGGAGGTCGTCGCCCGGCTGCGCGGGCTGCTGCGCCGCTCGGGCGCCGCCGCCGTACGCAACGAGTCGCTGCTGACCGTCGGCGACCTCGTACTGAACGAGGACAGCCACGAGGTCAGCCGCGGCGGCGTCAACATCCACCTGACCGCGACGGAGTTCGAGCTGCTGCGCTACCTGATGCGCAACCCGCGCCGGGTGCTGAGCAAGGCGCAGATACTGGACCGCGTGTGGTCGTACGACTTCGGCGGGCAGGCCAACGTCGTCGAGCTGTACATCTCCTACCTCCGCCGCAAGATCGACGTCGGGCGCCCGCCGATGATCCACACCCGGCGCGGCGCGGGCTACCTGATCAAGCCGGGGGAGCCCGCGTGACCCTGCCGCACCGGCGGTGGGTACGTTCCTGGCGCAGCCGGAGCACCTGGTCGCTGCGCCGCCGGCTCGTCGCGTCCTGCGTGATCCTGGTCGCCGTGGTCTGCACGGTGATCGGCTCGGTCACCATCTTCGCGCTGCACGACTTCCTCTACGGCCAGCTGGACGGCAAGGTGCGCGATCTGGCGGTACGCGCGGCCGGCCCGCACGGCGGCCCCGACGCGCCCGGATCGCCCGGCGCGGGGACCCCCCGCGGCAGCCGCCCCGACGGCGTACCGCTGAACTTCCTGATCGGCGGCGGACAGCCCGGCGAGACCGTCGGCGCCGTCGTCACCGCGTCCGGCCGGGTCGGGCAGGCCGCGGTCAGCGCCACCGGGTCCTCCGGCTCCGGCGGCCTGATCGCGGAACCGCTCACCACCGCGCAGGCCGCCGCCTTCACGCACGTACCGCTGGACGGCCGACCGCACACCCTCGACGTGCCGGGCCTCGGCGGCTTCCGGGTGGAGGCCGCGCAGCCGGACACGGACAGCACCACCGTGCTGGTCGGGCTGTCCACGAAGGGCACCGAGGACACCCTGTCGACCCTGATCTGGGTCGAGGTGTCGGTGTCGGCCGCCGGACTGGTGGCCGCGGGCCTCGCGGGCGCCGCCCTGATGCGGATCGCCCTGCACCCGCTGCGCCGGGTCGCCGCGACCGCCACCCGGGTCTCCGAACTCCCGCTGGACCGCGGCGAGGTGGCGCTGCACGACCGGGTCCCCGACTCCGACACCGACCCGCGCACCGAGGTCGGCCAGGTCGGAGCCGCGCTCAACCGCATGCTGGGGCACGTCGGTTCCGCACTGCACGCCCGGCAGCAGAGCGAGACCCGGGTCAGGCGCTTCGTCGCCGACGCCAGCCACGAGCTGCGCACCCCGCTCGCCTCGATCCGCGGCTACGCCGAACTCACCCGCCGCGGCCACGAATCCGTCGGCCCCGACACCCGGCACGCGCTGGGGCGTATCGAGTCGGAGGCAGCGCGGATGACCACCCTGGTCGAGGACCTGCTGCTGCTCGCCCGGCTCGACGCGGGCCGACCGCTCTCCCCCGCCCCGACCGACCTGTCCCCGCTGGTCGTCGACGCCGTCAGCGACGCCCGTGCGGCCGGCGGCGGCCATGTGTGGCGGCTGGACCTGCCCGACGACCCGGCCGTCGTGCACGGCGACCCGCAGCGCCTGCACCAGGTGCTGACCAATCTGCTGGCCAACGCCCGCACCCACACCCCGCCCGGCACCACCGTCACCGCCCGGGTGGCCGCGGACCCGGCAGCGGGCGTACGGCTCCAGGTCGAGGACGACGGCCCCGGCATCCCCGCCGAGCTGCAGACCGTCGTCTTCGAACGCTTCGCCCGCGGCGACGCCTCCCGCGCGCGTACGGCCGACTCCGGCGGCAGCACGGGCCTGGGCCTGGCGATCGTGCGGTCCGTGGTGGCCGCGCACGGCGGCACCGTCGGGCTGGAGAGCGCCCCGGGGCGCACCGTCTTCACCGTCACACTGCCCCCGGCACACTCACAGCCCCTCCCCAGCCTCAGCACAACGTCGTGACAGGGCGGTTGCCGAGTGTCGTCGTATGCGAACCCCACTCGGCAATCTGCCCGCCCGGCAGCACCTGCCGGTCACGGCCGCAGCGCTCGCGGCCGGCACCCCGGTGCTGGACGTCGTCATTCCCGTTCACAACGAGGAGGACGACCTGGAGCCCTGCGTCCGCCGCCTGCACGCGCACCTGTCGGACACCTTCCCCTACCCCTTCCGCATCACCGTCGCGGACAACGCCAGCACCGACCTGACCTCGGCGGTCGCCGCCTCGCTCGCCGACGAGATCCCCGAGGTCACCTCCTTCCGGCTTGAGCAGAAGGGCCGCGGACGCGCCCTGCGCAGCGTCTGGACCGCGTCGGAGGCGCCCGTACTGGCGTACATGGACGTGGACCTGTCCACCGACCTCAACGCGCTGCTGCCGCTGGTCGCCCCGCTGATCTCCGGGCACTCCGACCTGGCGATCGGCTCCCGGCTGGCCCGCTCCTCGCGGGTGGTGCGCGGCGCGAAGCGGGAGTTCATCTCCCGCGCCTACAACCTGATCCTGCGCGGCTCGCTCGCCGCCCGCTTCTCCGACGCCCAGTGCGGCTTCAAGGCGATCCGCGGGGACGTGGCGCAGCGGCTGCTGCCGATGGTCGAGGACACCGGCTGGTTCTTCGACACCGAGATGCTGGTGCTCGCGGAACGCGCGGGCCTGCGGATCCACGAGGTGCCGGTCGACTGGGTCGACGACCCCGACAGCAGCGTCGACCTCGTTCGGACCGCGAGCGACGACCTGCGGGGCGTCTGGCGGGTCGGACGCGCCCTGGCCACCGGGCAGTTGGCGCTCGACCGGCTGCGGCGGCCCTTCGGCGACGACCCGCGGGACCGCGAACTGTCCGGTGTGCCTGCGGGACTCGCCCGCCAGCTGGTCGGCTTCTGCGTCGTCGGCGTCCTGAGCACCCTGGTCTACCTCGCGCTCTTCTCGCTCTTCCGGCTCGGCACCGGCTCCCAGGTCGCCAACGCGCTGGCCCTGCTGCTGTCCGCGCTGGGCAACACCGCGGCCAACCGGCGGCTCACCTTCGGGGTGCGCGGCCGCGACCGCGCGATGCGCCACCAGGCGCAGGGCCTGGTGGTCTTCGCCATCGGCCTCGCCCTGACCAGCGGTTCGCTCGCCGCCCTGCACACCGCGACCGCCACGCCCTCGCACAGCAGCGAGCTGGCGGTGCTCGTCGCGGCCAACCTGGCGGCGACCGTGCTGCGCTTCCTGCTCTTCCGGGCCTGGGTCTTCCCCGGGCCCGAGTCCGGACCCGTTCCAGCGTCCCCTGCCTCCCCCACCTCCGACAGGAGTGCGCGATGACCGCGCTGACCCATGCGCCGACCGCCGCCACCGCCGACCCGGGCTCGCTCGCCCGGCGCGCCTGGCGCGGGCGCCCCGACGACCCCGCCTGGGCACGGCCCGCCCTGCTCGCCCTGCTGGTCGGCACGCTGGTCCTGTACCTCTACGACCTCGGCGCGTCCGGCTACGCCAACTCCTTCTACTCCGCGGCCGTCCAGGCCGGCAGCGAGAGCTGGAAGGCCTTCTTCTTCGGCTCCTCCGACGCCGCCAACTCCATCACCGTCGACAAGCCGCCCGCCGCACTGTGGCCGATGGCGCTGTCCGTACGGCTCTTCGGCCTCGGCTCCTGGCAGATCCTGGTGCCCGAGGCGCTGATGGGCGTCGGCACGGTGGCGCTGCTGTACGCGGCCGTACGCCGCCGCTTCGGCGCCGCCGCCGGGCTCATCGCCGGTGCGGTGCTGGCACTGACGCCGGTCGCCGCGCTGATGTTCCGCTTCAACAACCCCGACGCGCTGCTGGCGTTGCTCATGGTCGCGACCCTCTACAGCGTGCAGCGCGCCCTGGAGGACGCCCGCACCAAGTGGCTGCTGACCGCCGGCGGACTGCTCGGCCTCGCCTTCCTGACCAAGACCCTCCAGGCCTGGCTGATCGTCCCCGCGCTCACCGCCGTCTACGCGGTCTGCGCCCCCACCCGGCTGAGCCGCCGGCTGCTCCAGCTCCTCTACGCCGGCGGTGCGATGCTGCTGGCCGGCGGCTGGTGGGTGGCCATCGTCGATCTGTGGCCCGCCTCCTCACGCCCCTACATCGGCGGCTCGCAGGACAACAGCTTCCTCAACCTGACCTTCGGCTACAACGGCTTCGGCCGCATCACCGGCGATGAGACCGGCAGTGTCGGCGGCGGTGGCGGCGGCCGGGGTGGCGGCGGCGGGCAGTGGGGCGCCACCGGGATCGGCCGGCTCTTCAACGCGGAGATGGGCGGGCAGATCGCCTGGCTGCTGCCGGCCGCGTTCGCGCTGCTGCTGGCGGGGCTGTGGTTCACCCGGCGCGCCCGGCGCACCGACCTCGAACGCGCCGCGTTCCTGGTCTGGGGCGGCTCGCTGCTCATCACCTTCGTGACGTTCAGCTTCATGTCCGGGATCTTCCACCAGTACTACAACATCGCGCTGGCGCCGTACATTGCGGCGGTCACCGGTATGGGCGCGGTATTGCTGTGGCGCCGCCGCACCTTGCCGCTCGCCGCGGCCGTGCTCGCCGCGACCGTCGCGGGCACCGGGGCCGTGTCGTACGTACTGCTCGACCGCTCGCCGTCCTGGCACCCGTGGCTGCGGTACGCCGTCCTGATCGCCGGCATCGTCGCCGCGGTGGCCCTGCTGGCGGCGCCCTACGTGCCCTTCGCCGCGCTGGCCCGCGCCGCGGGCGTACTCGGCCTGGTGGCGGCCCTCGGCGGTCCCGTCGCCTACACCCTCGACACGGTGACGACCCCGCACCAGGGCTCCATTGTGACGGCCGGGCCTGCGGTGGCCTCCGGCGGCTTCCCCGGGGGCGGCGGTGGCGGCGGTGGCCCGCGCGGGGGCATGGGCGGCAACGGTGCGCCGCCGACCGGCACGTTCCCGGGTGCCCCGGGGGCCGGGGGGACGCAGGGCGGCGGCACCGGTGCGCAGGGGCAGGCGCCGACCCAGGGGCAGGGCCAGGCTCCGACCCAGGGCCAGGGCGGTTTCCGTCCCGGCGGCGGCGGCGGCGGTGCGGGCGCTGGTGCCGGCGGCGGCGGTATGGGCGGGCTGCTGAACGGCGCCCAGGTCAGTTCGGCGATGACGTCGCTGCTCAAGGCCGACGCGGGCCACTACACATGGGTCGCCGCCGCGGTCGGCTCGCAGAACCAGGCCAGCTACCAGCTGGCCAGCGGTGAGCCGGTGATGTCCATCGGCGGCTTCAACGGCAGCGATCCGTCGCCGACGCTGACCCAGTTCAAGCAGTACGTGGCCGCGGGCCGCATCCACTACTACATCGCCGGGGGCGGCATGGGCGGCGGCGGTATGGGCGGCTCCGGTACCGCGTCCCAGATCACGTCCTGGGTCGAGGCGACGTTCACCGCGAAGACGGTGGGCTCGACGACGGTCTACGACCTGACGTAGCCGTCCCGCCTGCCGCACGATTCCCCGCGCCCCTCGCGATCGCCCTGTGGAAGAGGGCGCCGCACAGGGGCGCGGGGAACTGGGTGCGCAGCCACAACGGCGTGGAGAAGAGCGACGCCAACCGCGAGATCGCCCGTGGGCGCGGGGAACTGCGTCACCGGACGCAGACCGGGAGAGTTCCCGGGACCGGGGACGGGTCAGGCCGGGGGGACGCAGGCCGGTCGTCAGGCCAGCCGCGCGGGGAAGCCGCCCGTGGCCAGCGGTCCCCACCGTTCCGGGGTGATCCGGATGATCGACTTGCCCTGCCGGAGCATCGCTTCGCGGTACTCCGCCCAGTCGGGGTGCTCACCGCTGATGTTGCGGAAGTATTCGACCAGCGGCTCGACCGCCTCCGGCACGTCGAGCACCTCCGCGGTGCCGTCCACCTGCACCCACGGCCCGTCCCACGCGTCGGACAGGACGACCACGCTCACCCGGGGGTCGCGCCGGGCGTTGCGCGTCTTGGCCCGTTCGGGGTAGGTCGACACGACGATACGGCCGCTGTCGTCCACGCCGCAGGTCAGCGGCGAGCCCTGGGGCCGGCCGTCCGCGCGGGTTGTGAGGAGGATCGCCCGGTGCCTGGGGCGTACGAAGTCGAGGAGCTCTTCCCGCGAGACCGCGGTGTTCGTGGCGATGTTGGGAGCCATGCCCGCACTCTAGGGCCTGTCGTCCCGGCCTCCGTGGAGACCCGGGACACAGGCCCCGCGTCGATGGTTTCGCGGGTCCCGGCGGGCGGCCTCGGCCGTCCCCTGCTCCGGCCGTCGCCGGGACCCCTACCCGTACCTCCGGTGCCTGGACCTCTCCGCTGTGGCACAGGCCGGGTGGACGGGAGTCCCGGCGGTCACTCCTCGGGCCTCGCCGTACCCGGTGCGCTCTGCTGCAAACCGCTGCGGTTGCCCAGGGCGACCTCCTTGACGAAGACGACCAGCAGGAAGGACAGCAGCGCGAACGGCGCCGCGTAGAGGAAGACGTCGCCGATGCCGTGCCCGTACGCGCTCTCGACCACGCCGCGGACCGGCGCCGGCAGGGTCGCGACATCGGGGATGCCGCCGCTGTCGCCCGCCGAGGCCTTGACGTGGAGCGAGGCCAGGCCGTCGGAGACGAAGTGGGTGACGCGGTTGCCGAGGACCGCGCCGAGCGCCGTGACGCCGATCGCGCCGCCCAGCGAGCGGAAGAAGGTCACCAGGGAGCTGGCGGCGCCGAGGTCGGCGGTGGAGACCTGGTTCTGCACGGCGAGGACCAGGTTCTGCATCATCATGCCGACACCGAGGCCGAGCAGCGCCATGTAGACGGCGACCTGCCAGTACGGGGTGTCGTAGCGGATCAGGCCGAGGGTCGCCGAGCCCGCGGTGAGCAGCAGGCCGCCGGAGACCAGGAACGCCTTCCAGCGCCCGGTGCGGGTGATGATCTGACCGGTCGCGGTCGAGGCGACGAAGAGCCCGGCGATCAGCGGGATCGTCATGATGCCCGACATCGTGGGCGTACGGCCGCGGGCCAGCTGGAAGTACTGGCTGAGGAAGACCGTGCCGGCGAACATCGCGACGCCTACGAAAAGGCTGGCCAGCGAGGCGAGGGTGATCGTCTTGTTGCGGAACAGCCGCAGCGGCACGATCGGCTCCGCGGCCCGCGACTCGACGTAGAGGAAGACGCAGCCGAGCAGCAGGGCGGCGGGCACCATCACGTATGTCTGCCAGGACAGCCAGGCGTAGTTCTGGCCGGCCAGCGACACCCAGATCATCAGCAGCGACACGGCCGCGGTGATGAAGGAGGCGCCCGCCCAGTCGATGGACACCTTCCGCCTGACCACGGGCAGGTGCAGCGTCTTCTGGAGCACGATCAGCGCGATGATTGCGAAGGGCACGCCGACGTAGAAGCACCAGCGCCAGCCGAGCGACGAGTCGACGATGACGCCGCCGACCAGCGGGCCGCCGACGGTGGCGACGGCGAAGGTGGCGCCGAGGTAGCCGCTGTAGCGGCCGCGCTGGCGGGGCGAGATCATCGCGGCCATGATCACCTGGGTGAGCGCGGAGAGTCCGCCCGCGCCGACACCCTGGACCAGCCGGCAGCCGATGAGCATGCCGGGGCTGGTGGAGAAGCCGGCCACGACCGAGCCGGCGACGTAGATCACCAGCGCCAGCTGGATCAGCAGCTTCTTGCTGAACAGGTCGGAGAGCTTGCCCCAGATCGGGGTGGTGGCCGTGACCGCGAGCAGCGAGGCGGTGACGACCCAGGTGTACGCGCTCTGGCCGCCGCCGATGTCGCCGAGGATGCGGGGCAGGGCGTTGGAGACGATGGTGGACGACAGGATCGCCACGAACAGCCCGAGCAGCAGCCCGGAGAGGGCTTCCATGATCTGCCGGTGCGACATCGCCGCTCCGCCCGGGCTGTCGGGCGGAGCGGTGTGTGCTGCGTGCCGGGGCTTGCCGGGGTTGTCGGGGAGCGCGTCGCTCCGGGTTGACGGGGTCGCCATCAGGCCTCCACTTAATTGCCTCAAGCAACCATAAGAGGAGATGGTTGTATAGGGCAAGCGCTGTGGGCCCGCTGTGGTGTACGCCACGGCCCGCCCTGGACCTGCGGAGCTGTGGATCAGCCGCAGATGAGGGGCCTGTGGGGGGTGCGGGGTATTCCGCCGACACGCTAGGGTCAGGCGGCATGTCGAACAACCCTGAGAACAACTACGACCCGGCCGGCAGTACGCAGATGTTCCGCGCCTTCGTGGACGAGCAGCCGGCCCCCGTCGAGGTGCAGCGGGCGCAGGCCCGGCCCAGGACCGGACTGATCATCGGACTGGTCGTCGCGCTGGTCGTCATTGTCGGAGTGGTCGCGCTCGCCCTGAAGTAAGGCGCGCCCCGACCACTCCGTCCCGTCGTCACGCCTCCGCGGTGAGGCCCTCGCGCAGCTGTGCCAGCGTGCGGGTCAGCAGCCGGGAGACGTGCATCTGCGAGATGCCGACCTCCTCGCCGATCTGTGACTGCGTCATGTTGGCGAAGAAGCGCAGCATGATGATCTGGCGCTCGCGCGGCGGCAGTTGGGCCAGCAGCGGCTTCAGCGACTCGCGGTACTCGACGCCTTCGAGCGCCGCGTCCTCGTAGCCGAGCCGGTCGGCGAGGGTGCCCTCGCCGCCGTCGTCCTCGGGCGGCGGGGAGTCGAGGGAGCTGGCCGTGTAGGCGTTGCCCACCGCCAGGCCGTCGACCACGTCCTCCTCGGACACACCGAGGCACACGGCGAGTTCGGCGACGGTCGGCGAGCGGTCGAGCCGCTGGGACAGCTCGTCGCTGGCCTTGGTGAGGGCCAGCCGCAGCTCCTGGAGCCGCCGGGGGACCCGTACCGACCAGGAGGTGTCGCGGAAGAAGCGCTTCACCTCACCGACGATGGTCGGCATCGCGAAGGTGGGGAATTCCACCCCGCGCTCGCAGTCGAAGCGGTCGATCGCTTTGATCAGGCCGATCGTGCCGACCTGGACGATGTCCTCCATCGGCTCGTTGCGGCTGCGGAAGCGGGCCGCCGCGTAACGCACGAGCGGGAGGTTCAGCTCGATCAGCGTGTCGCGTACGTAGGTGCGTTCCGGGCTGTCCACCGGCACTTCCGCAAGGCGCAGGAAGAGCGAGCGGGACAGCGTGCGGGTGTCGATGGCCTCACTGTGAAGAGCATCGTGCGGTGCGACGGTGGTACGGAGCACCTTGGGACTGCCCACCTGTACGGACATGCCACCCCCTTGAGGTCGCGGACGGGTGTCGCGAGCGACGTTGTTCCTCCACTGGAATACCGGAGGTGTGCTCGCGACAAACGCGGTATCCGCAGAATGTCACATGTCGGCAACACGCTGTAGCGCCAAGTCGACATATCTGCGCAGGTGGCTTCATCCCTTTCGGTTACGCTTCGAGCTGGTTTGCGGACCTCAGCCGGGCGAAGCTGCGGGACAGCAGCCTGGACACATGCATCTGGGAAACCCCCAGCTCAGCACTGATCTGGGACTGCGTCAGGTTGCCGAAGTAGCGGAGCAGTAGGATGCGGCGCTCCCGCTCGGGCAGTTGCACCAGAAGATGCCGGACCAGGTCGCGGTGCTCGACGCCGGACAGCGCCGGGTCCTCGTAGCCGAGCCGGTCCAGCAGGCCCGGGGCGCCGTCGCCCTCCTGGGCCGCCTCCAGCGAGGTCGCGTGGTAGGCGCGGCCCGCCTCCAGGCAGGCCAGCACCTCGTCCTCGGACAGCTTGAGCCGCTCGGCGATCTCGGCGGTGGTGGGGGACCTCCCGTGCAGCACGGTGAGGTCCTCGATGGCGCCGCTGACCTGCACCCACAGCTCGTGCAGCCGGCGCGGTACGTGCACGGTCCGCACGTTGTCGCGGAAGTAACGTTTGATCTCGCCGACCACCGTCGGCATCGCGAAGGTGGGGAACTGCACCCCCCGCTCGGGGTCGAAGCGGTCGATCGCGTTGATCAGCCCGATCGTGCCGACCTGGACGACGTCCTCCATCGGCTCGTTGCGGCTGCGGAAGCGTGCCGCCGCGTACCGCACCAGCGGCAGGTTGACCTCGATCAGCGCCGCGCGGACCCGGGTGTGCTCGGAAGTGCCGGGTTCCAATGTGCGGATCTGTTCGAACAGCACCTGGGTGAGTGCCCGCGCGTCCGCCGCGTTGGTGCTGGGAGTCCGCGTCCTGCCCCGGGGATACGTCGTTGACGCCGTACGGGCCGGCACCGGCACATCACACCCCACACTGTTGACTCATCCGGCAAAAGCGGTCATAGCATCACAATTCATGTGCGGGGTGCGCAAGCACCGCATATTGCCGTGTTGTACAACCGCAGCCCCGCCCGGGCACGGAGAAGCCCCCCGCCAGAACCGGCGGGGGGCGCGCTGCCGGCCCGTACGCGAGGCGGGTCCGCGGCTCAGATCTCGTAGTCGGCGATCACCCAGGTGGCGAATTCTGCCCACGGCGCGACCGCGGCCTTGTGCGCCGGGTGTTCGAGATACCGCGTCAGGGCGGCGGTGTCCGCGACCGACGAGGCGATCGCGAAGTCGTAGGCGATCGGGCGGTCGGAGATGTTCCACCCGCACTCCCAGGTCCCGACCTCCGGCACCAGCGCCCCCAGCTCGGCGAACCCCCGCGCGCCCGCGGCCACCCGGGGCTCGTCGCGCGTGACGCCCTCGTTGAGCTTGAACAGCACCAGATGCCGGATCATGCCACCCTCATTCGCCCTTGTGCCGTACCGCGCCGGGCGCGGCCGCCGTGCCGTGTCAGTTGGCCAGATCGTGCATGAACTTGCCGATGCTCTTGGCCGCGTTCGATATCCCCTCGAACCCTACTTGCACGAGATCGGCGGCCCGGGCCGGCTGGTTGATGATCGTGTAGAGCACGAAGATCACCAGCACGTACGTGGCGATCTTCCTCGCCTGCGCCATGCTCCTTGCCCTCCCCAGCCGCAGCCACGCACTAACGGTCACAAGTGTGCAATCAGCGAAGTGTATCCATCAGTTGGCGCAATCCGTGGGCTGCCCATCCCTTTGATCGGATCAACGCCACCACCTGCCCGTTCCCGCCCCCGGGACTCCCCCGTCCCGGGGGCGGGGCCTACCCGCCCCGCTGCCCGCCCCGCTGCCCGCGCCTCGGCCAGGTCCGGCCCCGGACAGCACAAAGCCCCACCTGCTCCATTGAGTAGGTGGGGCGTTCGTGCTGCTCGTGGCGGTAGCGGTGGGATTTGAACCCACGGAGGAGTTGCCCCCTCACACGCTTTCGAGGCGTGCTCCTTAGGCCGCTCGGACACGCTACCGAGACAGATCCTAGCCCACCTCGGGGGGTGGGTCGAAATCCTCAGGGGATGGCGGTACGGAAGAAGTGGGTCAGGAGGGCGGCGGCCGGGGCGGGCAGGACGCCGGTGATCACCTCGGGGCGGTGGTTGAGGCGGCGGTCGCGCAGGAGGTCCCACAGGGAGCCGGCCGCCCCCGCCTTGGAGTCGGTGGCCGCGTAGACGACGCGGTCCAGGCGGGACTGGACGATGGCGCCCGCGCACATCGAGCAGGGTTCGAGGGTGACCACCAGCGTGCAGCCGGTCAGCCGCCACCGGCCGGTGACGGCCGCGGCCCTGCGGATGGCCAGCACCTCGGCGTGGGCGGTCGGGTCGCCGGTGGCCTCGCGTTCGTTGCGGGCGCGCGCGAGCACGGTCGTGCCGTCCGCGGACAGCACGACCGCGCCCACCGGGACATCGCCGGTGAGCGGGGCGTGTTCTGCCTCCGCCAAGGCCAGCCGCATGGCGGCGGCCCACGGGTCGCGGACCGGGTCGGCCGGCTCTGCCGCGCCCCCTGGCGGAGGCTCCGATGCCGGTGGGTGTGCTGTCAGCGGACCGCCTCCAGCACATCGGCACAACCCAGCGCCTCGGCGATCTCGCCCAGCGCCTCACCGGTGAGCGCCCCGTCGCCGCTGAGTGCCAGCAGCTCCGTGGTGCTCATCCCCAGGTCCACCAGCACGTCGGTCTCGCCGAGCGGGCCGGCCGGCACATGGTCGTCGGAGGCGCCCGCCACGGCGTCCTCGTCATCGTCGGTTTCGCCGTCCTCGGTGCCGTCGAGGTCGACCAGGTCGTCGAGGTCCTCCGGGTCGCGGCCCAGCACCTCGTCCGTGAGCAGGATCTCTCCGTACGAGCTGCGGGCGGCGGCTGCCGCGTCGGACACATAGATGCGTGGATCCTCTTCACCATCGACACGGACGACGCCGAACCAGGCGTCCTCCTGCTCGATGAAGACCAGAACCGTTTCCTCCTCGTCGCCGGCCGCGCGGGCCAGATCGCTCAGATCGGCGAGGGTTTCCACATTGTCGAGATCGGGTTCGCTCGCGTGCCAACCGTCCTCGGTGCGCGCGAGCAGTGCGGCGAAGTACACCGTGACTCTCCCACTGGTCTCAGGCCGTCCGGACCGGGTGGGGGCCGCTTTCGACTTCCGTCGCGGCCCCGCCCATCGGCATCGTGGCAGAAACCGGGGCGTTGCGAGAGGTCTTCGGCACTGCGACGTGCCAGGTCTTCGTCACTTCTGCGAGATTCGGCGATCTTGTACGGCCATTGTGGGGGTGCGCCGGTCACTCGGAGGTCATCGAACGATCACGCTGTGCTCGCATCACGCTCGGGGGAGA is a window of Streptomyces sp. NBC_01477 DNA encoding:
- a CDS encoding HAD-IA family hydrolase encodes the protein MTTNPLIRPFDAVLCDIDNVIRHYDPAPLAALEKAAGVAEGTTARIAFAPEVDLPMLVGTITPREWVEVITAAFVRQDVLTEAAARPLAAALASSPFAADEAVVALLRRIRDEARLPLVLVSNASVDLEDDLAALGLTALADHVVSSARVGVAKPDPRIYAIAVEHAGVAAERCLFVDDSRENIDAALALGMSVLHYREPGGLRAALEPAFAAIRPPAVP
- a CDS encoding response regulator transcription factor, which encodes MTTTPTVPAAANRAARPAPAAAPATDLARPDGSPVRVLVVDDETPLADLLSMALRYEGWQVRTEGDGASALRAARESRPDAVVLDVMLPDMDGLEVLARLRRETPDVPVLFLTAKDAVEDRIAGLTAGGDDYVTKPFSLEEVVARLRGLLRRSGAAAVRNESLLTVGDLVLNEDSHEVSRGGVNIHLTATEFELLRYLMRNPRRVLSKAQILDRVWSYDFGGQANVVELYISYLRRKIDVGRPPMIHTRRGAGYLIKPGEPA
- a CDS encoding sensor histidine kinase; this encodes MTLPHRRWVRSWRSRSTWSLRRRLVASCVILVAVVCTVIGSVTIFALHDFLYGQLDGKVRDLAVRAAGPHGGPDAPGSPGAGTPRGSRPDGVPLNFLIGGGQPGETVGAVVTASGRVGQAAVSATGSSGSGGLIAEPLTTAQAAAFTHVPLDGRPHTLDVPGLGGFRVEAAQPDTDSTTVLVGLSTKGTEDTLSTLIWVEVSVSAAGLVAAGLAGAALMRIALHPLRRVAATATRVSELPLDRGEVALHDRVPDSDTDPRTEVGQVGAALNRMLGHVGSALHARQQSETRVRRFVADASHELRTPLASIRGYAELTRRGHESVGPDTRHALGRIESEAARMTTLVEDLLLLARLDAGRPLSPAPTDLSPLVVDAVSDARAAGGGHVWRLDLPDDPAVVHGDPQRLHQVLTNLLANARTHTPPGTTVTARVAADPAAGVRLQVEDDGPGIPAELQTVVFERFARGDASRARTADSGGSTGLGLAIVRSVVAAHGGTVGLESAPGRTVFTVTLPPAHSQPLPSLSTTS
- a CDS encoding bifunctional glycosyltransferase family 2/GtrA family protein, with translation MRTPLGNLPARQHLPVTAAALAAGTPVLDVVIPVHNEEDDLEPCVRRLHAHLSDTFPYPFRITVADNASTDLTSAVAASLADEIPEVTSFRLEQKGRGRALRSVWTASEAPVLAYMDVDLSTDLNALLPLVAPLISGHSDLAIGSRLARSSRVVRGAKREFISRAYNLILRGSLAARFSDAQCGFKAIRGDVAQRLLPMVEDTGWFFDTEMLVLAERAGLRIHEVPVDWVDDPDSSVDLVRTASDDLRGVWRVGRALATGQLALDRLRRPFGDDPRDRELSGVPAGLARQLVGFCVVGVLSTLVYLALFSLFRLGTGSQVANALALLLSALGNTAANRRLTFGVRGRDRAMRHQAQGLVVFAIGLALTSGSLAALHTATATPSHSSELAVLVAANLAATVLRFLLFRAWVFPGPESGPVPASPASPTSDRSAR
- a CDS encoding ArnT family glycosyltransferase, translating into MTALTHAPTAATADPGSLARRAWRGRPDDPAWARPALLALLVGTLVLYLYDLGASGYANSFYSAAVQAGSESWKAFFFGSSDAANSITVDKPPAALWPMALSVRLFGLGSWQILVPEALMGVGTVALLYAAVRRRFGAAAGLIAGAVLALTPVAALMFRFNNPDALLALLMVATLYSVQRALEDARTKWLLTAGGLLGLAFLTKTLQAWLIVPALTAVYAVCAPTRLSRRLLQLLYAGGAMLLAGGWWVAIVDLWPASSRPYIGGSQDNSFLNLTFGYNGFGRITGDETGSVGGGGGGRGGGGGQWGATGIGRLFNAEMGGQIAWLLPAAFALLLAGLWFTRRARRTDLERAAFLVWGGSLLITFVTFSFMSGIFHQYYNIALAPYIAAVTGMGAVLLWRRRTLPLAAAVLAATVAGTGAVSYVLLDRSPSWHPWLRYAVLIAGIVAAVALLAAPYVPFAALARAAGVLGLVAALGGPVAYTLDTVTTPHQGSIVTAGPAVASGGFPGGGGGGGGPRGGMGGNGAPPTGTFPGAPGAGGTQGGGTGAQGQAPTQGQGQAPTQGQGGFRPGGGGGGAGAGAGGGGMGGLLNGAQVSSAMTSLLKADAGHYTWVAAAVGSQNQASYQLASGEPVMSIGGFNGSDPSPTLTQFKQYVAAGRIHYYIAGGGMGGGGMGGSGTASQITSWVEATFTAKTVGSTTVYDLT